The following proteins are encoded in a genomic region of Nicotiana sylvestris chromosome 4, ASM39365v2, whole genome shotgun sequence:
- the LOC104222686 gene encoding subtilisin-like protease SBT1.5, giving the protein MGRCHSLQASLFLTCSLFLTLTDANIISGNKQSYIIRVQNDMKPSAFSDIEHWYGSTLRSLSSNPLNSAKSNSIQVETTDLEFLHVYKTVFDGFSARLTAEEAQELANRRGVLSVLPDGLRQLHTTRSPHFLGLDSSASAPANLVSESDSGSNVVIGVLDTGIWPERLSFHDKGMGPVPSFWKGECTQGQDFTKANCNKKIIGARYFTAGYEARIGRIMNSSTDIKSARDSDGHGTHTASIAAGRAVEDASLLGFAKGIAVGIAPKARIAAYKVCWKRGCMDSDILAAFDKAVDDGVNVISISIGGGAVPYNLDPIAIGSFGAMEKGILVSASAGNEGPRPMTVTNVAPWITTVGASTIDRKFPADLVLGNGKRITGASLYSGDPLPDKQLPLVYGGNVSVGIRNGARHSSSFSAASCMPDSLDKERVHGKIVVCDRGGTPRVAKGEVVNEAGGAGVIVANVAPMGEGLIADAHLIPGLGVTESAGNIIRDYINSNNNPTATMAFYGTQLGVKPAPVVASFSSRGPNAESIFVLKPDVIAPGVNILAAWPDGVAPTELSSDTRRTQFNIESGTSMSCPHVSGLAALLKGAHPDWSPAMIRSALMTTAYTQDQQGKMLLDEKSYNVSTVLDMGAGHVDPEKAVDPGLVYDITIDDYLNFLCASNYSGRDIRQIARRPWRCMGKHHKPWDFNYPAISVVIDSTEAPGMGIVQLTRTVTHIGEAPSTYTVLVTNPKGATVTVTPTKIDFRERGQRQSYVVRIKAENLAVTTLSSLVEVGMLNWTDGKHQVVSPLVVVWKQGL; this is encoded by the coding sequence ATGGGTCGATGCCACTCTCTTCAAGCTTCTCTCTTTCTTACTTGTTCTCTCTTCTTAACACTCACTGATGCTAATATAATCTCTGGAAACAAGCAGTCCTACATTATTAGAGTTCAAAATGATATGAAACCATCTGCTTTTTCTGATATTGAGCACTGGTATGGTTCCACCCTTAGAAGCCTAAGTTCGAATCCTCTTAACTCTGCAAAATCCAACAGCATCCAAGTAGAAACCACTGATCTGGAGTTCCTTCATGTGTACAAAACTGTTTTCGATGGCTTCTCGGCAAGACTCACTGCAGAAGAGGCCCAAGAACTGGCAAATCGCCGAGGGGTTCTCTCAGTTTTACCCGACGGACTTCGCCAACTTCATACCACTCGCTCACCTCACTTTCTGGGGTTGGATTCATCAGCTTCTGCTCCAGCTAATCTTGTATCCGAGTCTGACTCGGGTTCTAACGTTGTTATCGGTGTACTTGATACCGGTATATGGCCAGAACGACTAAGTTTTCATGACAAAGGCATGGGACCAGTTCCATCATTTTGGAAAGGGGAGTGTACACAAGGGCAAGATTTtacaaaagccaattgcaataaAAAGATTATTGGAGCTCGATACTTTACAGCAGGCTATGAGGCGAGAATTGGGAGGATTATGAATTCCTCTACCGACATAAAGTCCGCTAGAGACAGCGACGGTCATGGAACACACACGGCCTCCATTGCAGCTGGCAGAGCCGTTGAGGATGCTTCTTTACTGGGATTCGCTAAAGGGATTGCTGTCGGTATAGCACCCAAGGCTCGAATTGCTGCGTACAAGGTTTGCTGGAAAAGGGGTTGTATGGATTCCGACATCTTAGCAGCATTTGATAAAGCTGTGGATGATGGCGTCAACGTTATTTCAATATCTATCGGTGGCGGTGCTGTTCCTTACAATCTTGATCCCATAgcgattggatctttcggagcaatGGAGAAAGGTATTCTTGTCTCCGCTTCAGCAGGTAACGAAGGTCCAAGGCCAATGACGGTGACGAATGTAGCTCCATGGATTACAACCGTGGGTGCTAGTACTATTGATAGAAAGTTCCCTGCTGATCTTGTCCTAGGAAATGGCAAGAGAATCACTGGCGCATCATTGTATAGTGGTGATCCTTTGCCTGACAAACAGTTGCCATTAGTATATGGTGGGAATGTTTCAGTTGGTATAAGAAATGGTGCTAGACATTCTAGTAGCTTCTCTGCAGCATCATGCATGCCCGATTCACTAGATAAAGAGCGTGTGCACGGGAAGATTGTGGTTTGCGATCGTGGTGGCACTCCAAGGGTAGCAAAAGGAGAGGTCGTGAATGAAGCCGGTGGTGCTGGGGTCATTGTAGCAAATGTAGCACCCATGGGAGAAGGCCTAATTGCAGATGCACACTTGATTCCTGGACTCGGGGTTACCGAGTCAGCTGGTAACATCATTCGTGATTACATCAACTCCAACAACAATCCAACAGCGACTATGGCTTTCTACGGAACTCAACTTGGGGTAAAACCGGCACCCGTAGTTGCATCTTTCTCCTCTAGAGGACCTAACGCGGAGTCTATTTTCGTTCTCAAGCCTGATGTCATTGCGCCTGGAGTGAATATCTTAGCTGCTTGGCCGGATGGTGTGGCACCGACTGAGCTGTCATCTGACACGCGACGCACTCAGTTTAATATTGAATCGGGAACATCTATGTCTTGTCCGCACGTGTCTGGTTTAGCGGCTTTACTCAAAGGAGCGCACCCGGACTGGTCACCAGCAATGATTCGCTCAGCTCTCATGACAACAGCATACACCCAAGATCAACAAGGCAAGATGTTGCTAGATGAAAAATCCTATAACGTTTCAACGGTGTTGGACATGGGTGCAGGACATGTGGATCCCGAAAAAGCCGTTGATCCTGGATTGGTTTATGACATAACAATCGATGATTATTTGAACTTTTTATGTGCATCTAATTATAGTGGTAGGGATATTAGACAGATTGCTAGGAGACCATGGAGGTGCATGGGGAAGCATCATAAGCCGTGGGATTTTAATTATCCGGCAATCTCAGTGGTTATTGATTCGACTGAAGCACCAGGTATGGGAATTGTACAACTGACAAGGACTGTGACACATATTGGTGAGGCTCCATCAACTTACACAGTATTGGTGACAAATCCTAAAGGTGCGACTGTAACTGTAACACCAACCAAAATAGATTTCAGAGAAAGGGGTCAGAGACAAAGTTATGTGGTTCGCATTAAGGCTGAGAATTTGGCGGTGACAACTCTAAGCTCGCTGGTAGAGGTGGGCATGTTGAATTGGACAGACGGGAAACACCAAGTGGTTTCCCCTCTTGTTGTTGTTTGGAAACAAGGTTTATGA